The Triticum urartu cultivar G1812 chromosome 6, Tu2.1, whole genome shotgun sequence genome includes the window AGATGTGCAACAGCGGGAAGACCAACCTCTGCGGCAAAGTTCGTGGCGCCACAGGGGTAGGGGTCATGATGAGCGACCGCAAGAGCCGCTTCTCGGTGAATGGGAAGCCCATCTACCATTTCATGGGGACGTCGACGTTCAGTCAGTACACTGTTGTGCATGACGTCAGTGTTGCGAAGATCAACCCGCAGGCGCCCCTGGATAAGGTCTGCCTGCTCGGCTGTGGTGTTTCCACTGGTAGGTTCTAACCGCACTTTCCTTGTACAGATCTGATGTTTTATTCATCAGCAGTCTAGTTTAGCCGTCACACAAGATTTTTCTGTAATTTTACATGCTTTTAAACAAATTTCTGCTTTCAAACAAATTTTTAGCCGTCACACTCTTTTATTGGTAAACTTTTTTTCTGAGAGTTGATACATGATTCTTGATTCCATACTGTTGTTTACACCTATTATGTGCTGACAACAATATGTGTAGCACCTTTGACATTATCCTCTTGATAATTTCCAAAATTAGTTATTGTCTCAGTTTCTTTATATCTTACAAATTACAATCATGTAGGTCTTGGAGCAGTATGGAATACTGCAAAGGTTGAAGCAGGTTCAGTTGTTGCTGTTTTTGGGCTTGGCACAGTTGGACTTGCAGTAAGTAAAATATATCTGGATATACTTATATACCTGAGTGTGTAAACTAAGCTTTGACACCTGAACTTCCAATTTAGGTTGCTGAGGGGGCAAAATCAGCTGGTGCTTCTCGGATTATTGGCATTGACATTGATGCCAAGAAGTTTGATGTTGGTATGATTATAGTTTCTGTCCTTTCCTTCATTGTAAATTCCGCCCCCTGAAGGCTTAGAAACTACTAATAGTATCGTAATTTTCCTCTTAAGCTGCATGCTTTTTTGTTCAATTGCTGAAAGAGAGTAATTCACATTCGTGTCTCTGCTATAAGACCAAAGTTTCTTGTGCTGTGCATGCTGTTTGTGGAAGCCTTTTTAAAACTTCTGCTTGCTTTGAATAGAAACTGAAACTGTTCTTCTGCGACTAGTGTGGCGAACGGAAATCTTTAATATAGTTGTTGCTTGGGTTAAATCCCATATATAATATCTAGAATTCAGTTAATATAAACCAGAAGTTTCCTAGACTTTTTTATGCCGCACAGGGCTCCTTAACGAATAACACTGGCTTCTAGGCTCATTCAGATCTATATACCATGAGTCTACTTTTGTTCTCTCGTGGTAGTATGCTAGTATGTATTACAAATGTATCCTTGCAAACTTGATGTGCTGTACTTGTTAAATATTGATCACAATATTACTGGATCAGATTGCAAACTGGATGCTACTTGTTAATATTTAGCAATGAAGTTTCTATTTGTAATTCTATCTTCTTTACTTGCTGTTTGCAGCTAAGAACTTTGGAGTCACAGAGTTTGTGAACCCAAAAGACCATGACAAACCAATCCAGCAGGTCCTAGTTGACCTTACAGATGGTGGTGTG containing:
- the LOC125515405 gene encoding alcohol dehydrogenase class-3-like, which encodes MQDPEGLFPCILGHEAAGIVESVGEGVTDVQPGDHVIPCYQAECKNCKMCNSGKTNLCGKVRGATGVGVMMSDRKSRFSVNGKPIYHFMGTSTFSQYTVVHDVSVAKINPQAPLDKVCLLGCGVSTGLGAVWNTAKVEAGSVVAVFGLGTVGLAVAEGAKSAGASRIIGIDIDAKKFDVAKNFGVTEFVNPKDHDKPIQQVLVDLTDGGVDYSFECIGNVSIMRAALECCHKGWGTSVVVGVAASGQEIATRPFQLVTGRVWKGTAFGGFKSRSQVPWLVEKYMNKEIKVDEYITHNMNLTDINKAFDLLHEGGCLRCVLAMEH